In one Apium graveolens cultivar Ventura unplaced genomic scaffold, ASM990537v1 ctg8256, whole genome shotgun sequence genomic region, the following are encoded:
- the LOC141704802 gene encoding auxin efflux carrier component 5-like, protein MHSCNMLWLHFEMPSIMEECILIVSKAAVGTYMFCLGLFMAINKKIDENWSIGVPITGILWRFIMGPICWGLACLYLGLDGEVLKATIIQATLPPAYLSFYYAQEYRIDIDCISHG, encoded by the exons ATGCACTCCTGCAACATGCTTTG GTTGCATTTTGAGATGCCAAGCATTATGGAGGAATGTATTTTGATTGTGTCGAAAGCAGCTGTGGGCACTTACATGTTCTGCTTGG GTTTATTCATGGCAATTAATAAAAAGATAGATGAAAATTGGTCGATTGGAGTCCCTATTACCGGCATCCTTTGGAGGTTTATCATGGGACCAATTTGTTGGGGCCTTGCCTGTCTTTATTTAGGATTAGATGGTGAAGTGTTAAAGGCAACAATAATCCAG GCGACACTTCCTCCAGCATATTTATCTTTCTATTATGCTCAAGAATATAGAATAGATATCGATTGCATTAGCCATGGGTAA